In Microplitis mediator isolate UGA2020A chromosome 9, iyMicMedi2.1, whole genome shotgun sequence, the DNA window AGCACGAGAAGCAGCACTGGCTGCTGGTTACAGCAACAAAACACCAGCACACACTGTCACCATGGCGTGTATCAGCAGTAACGCTGCAATGACAACTGGTATTGGTTTGATATCTGCTGGAGTTTTTGACACAATCGTCGCTGGAGGTGTTGAGTTCATGTCGGACATCCCGATCCGTCATAGCCGCTCGATGCGTAACCTTATGGTCAAAGCATCCAAAGCTAAAAGTTTACCTCAGACACTTGGTCTGCTTGCTCAGATACGTCCCAGTCATTTTGCTCCTGACGTAAGTATCATCTGGTCGATCTCTTCAAGTAAAAgcagctaaaaaatttaaaattaaaaaatttagttgccAGCTGTGGCTGAATTTTCAACTGGCGAGACAATGGGACACAGTGGAGATCGTCTAGCAGCAGCGTTTGGAGTCTCGCGAGCTGAACAAGACGAGTATGCACTGAGGTCTCATACTCTAGCTCAACAAGCTCAGCAGCAAGGACATTTGTCTGACTTGGTACCGATAAAAGTCCCGAATGTTGAAAAAGTTGTCGATAAGGACAACGGGATCCGCGTGTCTCCAATCGAGAGCTTGGCTAAATTGAAACCAGCGTTCGTTAAACCTTACGGTACAGTCACGGCAGCCAATGCGTCATTTTTAACTGACGGCGCATCTGCTGGTCTGATTATGACTGAAGAAAAAGCCCGTCAGCTTGGACTGAGACCCAAAGCTTATTTGAGACACTTTACTTATGTATCACAGGATCCTGTTGATCAGCTGCTACTTGGGCCCACTTACGCTATtccaaaagtaaaaaaaaatttgtacttATTGCTATTAATTTACATGTAACGCAATTGatattgataatgataaataatttaccagGTACTTGATAAATCCAGACTATCATTGAACGACATCGGAGTCTGGGAAGTCCATGAAGCGTTTGCTGGTCAGATTCTCGCAAATCTGAAAGCCATGGACTCTGATTCGTTTGCAAAAGAATATTTGCAGCGTCAAGGCAAAGTCGGAGTTccagatttgaaaaaatggaACGCCTGGGGTGGGTCGTTGTCCATTGGACACCCGTTTGCTGCTACTGGCATCAGATTAGCGACGCACACCGCAAACCGTTTGATCAAAGAGGACCAGCAGTTTGGAATAATCGCCGCTTGTGCTGCCGGTGGCCAggtaatttaatcatttaaattaaagggGATAGCAactgtgaaatttcaaaaaaaaaaattttttttttttattaaatcaaagtgtttatgttcaaaaatatgtatctagagttttatatgaaaatttaaaatgtttttaaagtaatagtcatttttgtgacagcgcgTCAACTGACCGATAGATCGACTAAAAACTTTGAacgcatttttctcgaaactactttttttgaactggtggcatctgtaatttgcataaatatcaaccgattcgcaacttttttttttgccgtattcgtctattcagtagctaaagttgcacgtaggggattttgaaaattttgatttttaagattttttagggctgtttgaatccaaaaaaatgagaaaaaataacgaaaaaatttttaatatgtcgccatttattttcaaatccaaattttcaaaatcccctatgtgcaacgataaccacatgcatacagattacaacgccgtttggtttttttgtttctgataatccgtttttgagttagagatgacaccgtggtgggggaaatttttttgttgctccacaaaaatgcttataactttgtaataacatgatattttttgatgaaaatttatgagaattatcttcaatgtatactttataaaacaaaaaaaacccgatccccaaattcctttattattccagtcaaaaaatttcccgaaaaccacctattttttcgatcctcacagtggctatcccccttaaaatttttatcacctaattacttaattaataattaaatttttccaggGAGTCGGGATGCTTCTAGAGAGACATCCAGATgctaagttataaaaatattaaaattttatatttttatatttaaatttgaattttaattattgttaaatttacaaaaagaaattataattaggAGTTTAAATTACgcaagtatatatttttaataaaaatataaataaatttgatacaactaaataaatataaatacatatattattaaaaatttcgttttattttttttaattataaaaaataatagtagtacttaagggcattctcagacagtgccccccactttttaaaaatatgcaataactttcaactgtcataaccgtattaaaattttattacttaattaaaaaaaaattaaaaccttaattgaaaaaaggacaacgtagaagtaatttcgttgagatatagaatttgaaaaaaattacttacaattgatatcagttgggagttaaacgaaatttgttgaataaattttagccgccaaaatttaaaaattcgaattataaaattgacatgacgattttactgaaatttatttaacgaattttgcttaactcctaattgatatcaagtgtaaataattttttttttaatctatacaTCTGCGAAATTACttctacgttgtccttttttcaattaatgctttaatttttttttaattaattgataaaaattggatacgcttatgacagttgaaagtcattgaaaatttttaaaaagtggggggcactgtctaagaatggccttaaaaaaaaatcattcaacAGTTGGTGTATTGTACAAAGAAGGTAATGAATTGACAGTAAGATGCTGCCTGACAGCTTGAtctaaaatacttttaatatttttgcagCCAATGAGCGCGCGAACTTTCATAGCCTCCAGCCTCGACAAGTGCAGCCGACCGGACCCTTGAGCGGCGATTATCAAACCCGGTTCCTTGGTCAGCTCGCACGTGGTCTCTGGCAACGCGACGATGGACAAAGTAACCCCGGGTCCATTTTCTTCTAAATTATTTGCGTCCAACACCCCAATGCCCTGAGTGTCTGCGTCCTCGTAGCTGCTGTTCGAGTCCGGTAGCGTAACCGTGCATCCAATAGCGTAATCTTTTATCGGTATCCCG includes these proteins:
- the LOC130675063 gene encoding trifunctional enzyme subunit beta, mitochondrial → MSLFMLKNVARLNQGIFPSGTYALATSVNMCRTYATKLDNPSNKNIVFIDGVRTPFLLSGTHYSKLMALDLATHTLVSLQRKTNIPKELIDYVIYGTVMQEVRTSNIAREAALAAGYSNKTPAHTVTMACISSNAAMTTGIGLISAGVFDTIVAGGVEFMSDIPIRHSRSMRNLMVKASKAKSLPQTLGLLAQIRPSHFAPDLPAVAEFSTGETMGHSGDRLAAAFGVSRAEQDEYALRSHTLAQQAQQQGHLSDLVPIKVPNVEKVVDKDNGIRVSPIESLAKLKPAFVKPYGTVTAANASFLTDGASAGLIMTEEKARQLGLRPKAYLRHFTYVSQDPVDQLLLGPTYAIPKVLDKSRLSLNDIGVWEVHEAFAGQILANLKAMDSDSFAKEYLQRQGKVGVPDLKKWNAWGGSLSIGHPFAATGIRLATHTANRLIKEDQQFGIIAACAAGGQGVGMLLERHPDAKL